The Aneurinibacillus migulanus genome contains the following window.
TCCTATTGGCTGGCACCGAAAATTTGGAGGTACGCGAAAGAAAATAAATTGCTGTCACAGCCCGACTTTTTTGCGACAAAATACAGAAGTCCTTACTTGGGCGTCCTCGTTGCCATTGTAGGCTGTCTAGCTCTTGTTCCGAATATCATTATTCAATTTAAAGGGCTAGGGATTATCGTCTCGCAAAGCTCATACGGAGCTATCTCTCAGACGACAGCCAGTTGCATTGGAGCTTTGGTCGTTACGATTTATGTCATGGTATCCGGTATTCACGGCTCTGCCTGGACTTCCGTTATTAAGGACTTCATGATTTTGATTGTTGTCGTCTTTTTGGGTTTATACATTCCGTTTCATTATTTTGGCGGGATTCAGCCTATGTTCGAAGCCGTTCATAATGTGAAGCCCGAGCTTCTTACATTGCCAGATCAGGGATTGAGTACTTCGTGGTTCATCTCGACTGTCCTGTTGAATGCGATAGGGTTTTATATCATGCCTACTTCCTTTATGGTCGTATTGACGGCAAAAGGTGAGAGAGCAATTCGCAAGAACGCAATTATTTTACCACTGTACACCATTCTGTTGCTATTCGTCTTCTTTATCGGTTATGCGGCTGTCGTGCAAATTCCTGGCCTGCAAGGCGGGGAAGGGGATCTGTCGCTATTAAAGCTTGCGACGCAAACATTCGATCCGTGGATTGTTGGCTTTATCGGAGCTGCCGGGTTATTAACGGCCCTTGTTCCGGCTTCCGTCATGCTCATGTCGACCTCGATCGGCTTAACGCAGAATCTATATAAGGTGCTTGTCCCATCAGCGACGGAAAAGCAGCTATCATTCACTTCCAAGGTGTTCATTTTTCTCTTATCAGCCATTTCTCTATATTTTACGGTAAATGGCAGTGATGCGCTTGCGATACTTAATATCATGTCGTACGGATTGATTATTCAGCTTGCCCCGACGTTGTTTTGCAGCCTTATCAAAAACAATTTTGTGAATAAGTATGGAGCATTTGCAGGAATTATTGCAGGAGAGCTTATGGTTTTATATATGACTGTAACCGAAAAGACGATAGGTACGTTATTGCCATATGCTCCGCAGGCCATCCAGGATATTAATACAGGATATATTGCA
Protein-coding sequences here:
- a CDS encoding sodium:solute symporter family protein; amino-acid sequence: MNISLLIILIFMCLALYLGIQAKQGKKMNMEQWAVGGRGFGTLFIFLLIAGEVYTTFTFLGGSGWAYSKGAAAYYVPAYIFLAYVLSYWLAPKIWRYAKENKLLSQPDFFATKYRSPYLGVLVAIVGCLALVPNIIIQFKGLGIIVSQSSYGAISQTTASCIGALVVTIYVMVSGIHGSAWTSVIKDFMILIVVVFLGLYIPFHYFGGIQPMFEAVHNVKPELLTLPDQGLSTSWFISTVLLNAIGFYIMPTSFMVVLTAKGERAIRKNAIILPLYTILLLFVFFIGYAAVVQIPGLQGGEGDLSLLKLATQTFDPWIVGFIGAAGLLTALVPASVMLMSTSIGLTQNLYKVLVPSATEKQLSFTSKVFIFLLSAISLYFTVNGSDALAILNIMSYGLIIQLAPTLFCSLIKNNFVNKYGAFAGIIAGELMVLYMTVTEKTIGTLLPYAPQAIQDINTGYIALLINIIVMVVVSLATKNVKLNEKTPKSPRLVLHESKNK